The stretch of DNA TTTATGTTATCTATTGGAATTCCATATTTTTCTATTACTCTACAAAATCTTATAAATTCTAAATCTGAATTTTTTAAAACATCTATTGGTTTTCCTTTTTGAATTATCTTTCTGTTTTCTAAAACAATTGTTTCATCACCATAATCTAAGACGTCTTCTAGCAAATGTGAAATTTGTAAAATCGTAACTCCTTCTTTTTTTAATTTTTCTAGAGTTTCAAAAAATATTTTTTTATTCTCTACATCTAAACCAGCAGTAGGTTCATCTAATAATAAAATTTTTGGAGAATCAATTAATATTGAAGCAAAAGCTACCATCCTTTTTTGTCCTCCACTTATTTCATAAGGAGAATTTTGTAAAATATTTTTAGAAATTTTTAAAAGATTTAAAACTTCTTCTAATTTTTCTTCAATTTCCTTCAAAGATTTCTTCTTTTTAACTAAAGAATATATAATTTCTTCTTTTACTGTATTATTAAAAAATTGTTTATCTGTATACTGAAACATAAAACCTATGTTTTCTCTATATTTTTTTAAATTTTTTAAATCTGCAAGACTCAAATCTTTCCAAAATATTTCTCCTTGAATATTTGTTAATAAAAATCCAATCGTTTGTAATAAAGTTGATTTCCCACTTCCAGTTTTTCCTACAATAAAATTCCAAGTTCCTTTTTTTATTTCTAAATTTATATTTTCTAAAACAATTTCACTATAACCTGAGTTTATATTTTTTAAAGTGATTTCCATAAATATTCTCCCATTTTTTCTAAGTTACAAGTATCCTCAGATACATCAATTTTTGTTTTAGAATAAATATTTTTAGCTACTTTAAACATGGGAGGTAATTCTAAATCTAATTGTAATTCATCTTTTACTATTAAACTTTTAAAAAGATTTTTATCTCCACTAAATTTCACTTGATTTTTATCTAGGTAATAAATATAATCACAGTTTTCTATTTCAGTTAAATGATGAGTTATTAAAATTATAGTTATTCCTTTTGAATTTAGTTTTTTTAATAAATCCATAATTTTTTTTCTATTTAATGAATCTAGCATTGATGTTGCTTCATCTAATATCAAAACTTTTGGGTTTAAAACTAATGCTGAAGCTATACACAATCTTTGTTTTTCTCCTCCTGATAAATTGGATATTTTTTCAGTTTTTTTATTTTGAAACTCTATTTCTGTAACTAACTCTTCTATTTTTTCTTCCATAAATTCTGAAGAAAATCCATAATTCTCCATAGCAAAAGCTATTTCTTCCTCTACAATATCAGTTACTATCTGTTCGTCAGGATTTTGAAAAACTATTCCAATTTCTTTTCTACATTCAAAAATATTATTTTTTAAATTAAGTCCATTTATATAAATATTTCCTTTAATAATTCTCTCTATTCCAAGAATCAATTTAATTAAAGTACTTTTTCCACAACCGTTTTTTCCTAGTAAAGCATAAAATTTACCCTTTTTAAATTTCAAAGAAAAATTTTCAAATATTTTTTCATTATCGTAAGAAAAATCAATTTCTTCTAATTTAATCAATATTTTCACTCCAATCATCAATATCATAAAATTTTAGATAAATCTCTTTTTCTTTTAATAGTTCTTCAAAAATTTCCATGAAAATCCCTTTTTCATCTACCAATTTTACTTTATTACTAATTTCTTCTAAACTTT from Candidatus Cetobacterium colombiensis encodes:
- a CDS encoding ATP-binding cassette domain-containing protein produces the protein MEITLKNINSGYSEIVLENINLEIKKGTWNFIVGKTGSGKSTLLQTIGFLLTNIQGEIFWKDLSLADLKNLKKYRENIGFMFQYTDKQFFNNTVKEEIIYSLVKKKKSLKEIEEKLEEVLNLLKISKNILQNSPYEISGGQKRMVAFASILIDSPKILLLDEPTAGLDVENKKIFFETLEKLKKEGVTILQISHLLEDVLDYGDETIVLENRKIIQKGKPIDVLKNSDLEFIRFCRVIEKYGIPIDNIKNIDELLERIKK
- a CDS encoding energy-coupling factor ABC transporter ATP-binding protein, translating into MIKLEEIDFSYDNEKIFENFSLKFKKGKFYALLGKNGCGKSTLIKLILGIERIIKGNIYINGLNLKNNIFECRKEIGIVFQNPDEQIVTDIVEEEIAFAMENYGFSSEFMEEKIEELVTEIEFQNKKTEKISNLSGGEKQRLCIASALVLNPKVLILDEATSMLDSLNRKKIMDLLKKLNSKGITIILITHHLTEIENCDYIYYLDKNQVKFSGDKNLFKSLIVKDELQLDLELPPMFKVAKNIYSKTKIDVSEDTCNLEKMGEYLWKSL